Proteins from one Silurus meridionalis isolate SWU-2019-XX chromosome 3, ASM1480568v1, whole genome shotgun sequence genomic window:
- the dct gene encoding LOW QUALITY PROTEIN: L-dopachrome tautomerase (The sequence of the model RefSeq protein was modified relative to this genomic sequence to represent the inferred CDS: inserted 1 base in 1 codon): MMMRMLMMKVLVCSWCALGGVRAQFPRACSSVEAIESKRCCPSPNTDPGDACGARSGRGXCSAVRTDTRPWGGTYTLRNVDDRERWPTKFYTETCTCFGNFAGYDCGECKFGWTGPTCNLRKAPVTRKNIMSLSVEERQVFLEALQLSKRTIHPQYVIATEHWLGLIDHQTNQTRFSNITVYDLFVWQHYYSVRDTLLGPGRPFKGIDFSHKGPAFITWHRYHLLSLERDLQKLIGDENFAIPYWNFATGSSECEVCTDDLLGGEDPSDPSLISPRSAFSDWGIVCDSLDEYNRLVTLCNGTREGPLRRGRRERHNFTLPTMDDVHRCLQLRDFDSPPYFTNSTFSFRNALEGFDKADGELDNAVTGLHNLVHDFLSGTNALPHSAANDPVFVVLHAFTDAIFEEWMRRFLKNDSFPEEMAPIGHNRHFNMVPFFPPVTNEELYIPSIQLGYSYELDLTDPVQSQAVFLIAGSCLALLVLIALAVLFARQTRRREYEPLVSAGYPTVKYTEEA; encoded by the exons atgatgatgaggatgctGATGATGAAGGTGCTGGTGTGCTCCTGGTGCGCGCTCGGCGGTGTCCGGGCGCAGTTTCCGCGCGCGTGCAGCTCGGTGGAGGCGATCGAGTCGAAGCGCTGCTGCCCGTCGCCGAACACCGACCCCGGGGACGCGTGCGGCGCGCGCTCGGGCCGTG TCTGCAGCGCCGTGCGCACGGACACGCGCCCTTGGGGGGGAACGTACACGCTGCGCAACGTGGACGACCGCGAGCGCTGGCCGACCAAATTCTACACAGAGACGTGCACGTGCTTcg GAAACTTTGCGGGTTATGACTGTGGTGAGTGTAAGTTCGGCTGGACAGGTCCCACCTGTAATCTCCGCAAGGCTCCTGTGACCCGCAAGAACATCATGTCTCTGAGTGTGGAGGAGAGGCAGGTGTTCCTGGAGGCGCTGCAGCTTTCCAAACGCACCATCCATCCACAGTACGTCATCGCCACCGAGCACTGGCTCGGCCTCATCGACCACCAAACCAACCAGACTCGCTTCAGCAACATCACTGTGTACGACCTGTTCGTCTGGCAGCACTACTACTCTGTGAGGGACACGCTGCTCG GTCCTGGGCGGCCATTCAAAGGCATTGATTTCTCCCATAAAGGCCCTGCCTTCATCACCTGGCACAGGTACCACCTACTGAGTCTGGAAAGAGACCTTCAG AAACTGATCGGTGATGAAAATTTCGCGATCCCATACTGGAACTTTGCGACGGGAAGCTCGGAGTGTGAAGTGTGCACTGATGACCTTCTGGGTGGAGAAGACCCCAGTGACCCCTCACTCATCAGTCCCAGATCAGCGTTTAGTGATTGGGGCATtgtgtgtgacag CTTAGACGAGTATAACCGCTTGGTGACGCTGTGTAATGGGACGAGAGAGGGACCTTTACGCCGTGGCCGGAGGGAAAGACATAATTTTACTTTACCGACGATGGACGATGTGCACAGATGCCTGCAGTTACGAGACTTCGACAGTCCGCCGTATTTCACCAATTCCACCTTCAGTTTCAG AAACGCCCTGGAGGGATTTGATAAAGCAGACGGGGAACTGGACAACGCTGTTACGGGGTTACACAACCTCGTCCACGACTTCCTGAGTGGCACCAACGCGCTCCCTCACTCCGCTGCCAACGACCCCGTCTTCGTG GTCTTACACGCCTTCACGGATGCTATTTTTGAAGAATGGATGCGCCGTTTTCTGAAAAACGACAGTTTTCCTGAAGAAATGGCTCCCATCGGACACAACCGCCATTTTAACATGGTTCCCTTCTTTCCTCCGGTCACAAATGAAGAACTCTACATTCCCTCCATCCAGCTGGGCTACTCGTATGAACTCGACCTCACAG accCAGTACAGTCCCAGGCCGTATTCCTCATCGCCGGCTCATGCCTTGCTCTTCTCGTCCTCATCGCCCTCGCGGTTCTGTTTGCTCGTCAGACACGTAGACGCGAGTACGAGCCGCTCGTCAGCGCCGGATATCCTACTGTGAAATACACAGAGGAGGCGTGA